The following are from one region of the Salvia splendens isolate huo1 chromosome 2, SspV2, whole genome shotgun sequence genome:
- the LOC121792988 gene encoding uncharacterized protein LOC121792988 isoform X1, with protein sequence MMGLSSMGYGVGGNSSTSNLSASAPPFTVDRLNPNPNSNPLLHYSDYGVEPFPQLSAIDSNEMISDDYRFSASVSVHNSGYGGDVKPYYSPYVASLTGEDRVLGGDEGSRYNVGRSWGLSVAPQQDYARSLFDLEYGPRWVGGLGFDDGKAKRSEVDGKFLPEKLFVGGSGSHGYENQLYHGGCSSENQNQFKEDSSVLYKNLRQVPDREVYTGSSSTGYMEDKSRLEQQFGFFHYDYDYDYDLFKTLVRTPGPPYPELYPPLASCATEKNFPDYKNPSSPYEKCIRPVDAAYHGRVSVGRSSPTVVIRPPPASRLDLGQGNASCKSDGSDNAAGVHIVNSDYSNPLKPETSPSKFFKQGNVSSASVKELSRPLNTKDTTDSEVMLGSQLAHVNVSSGFSKTGDGIQAVDSTEESSDFMDHNSTAVDSPCWKGAPSSPFSVFDIESGNCDRVEVNLVEQYGFGHGEHPSLQSIDSNRVFSEKVDCNMGNENECGRDGMMLGFEKALEAICSTSEKTLLDCVTDRVWTPPATRSNGAEFSGGITKDCNCLNDLTSVFDFQISDTKYLFGEGCVGMAVNDVSEDASVAVLAAEKVLSSPASQEDPIDHSKVPDPRLDVPSIVKSMHSLSELLRSHISRDVCPLGEENAEILEHTISNLSTCVSKNVVQVVETSLRETRCADIITRGLRTKGEVLNSCAHPSKKCEASNPCTDPDKKDEISPMVLRLRDDFHINRDDDMAKSIKKVLEQNFEIDEDMHSQALLFKNLWLEAEAKLCSISYKARFERMKAQMAGIKLKAPKEDGDVAEMVSELCISPDSVIMSVLAPEPRFDTLPKPVSLEASASGASGHLNCVESSVLARFNILKSREEQQRPEIVDCKHADSITARFNILKSREENSKLVGVDKENPPWAIPDEKRFWPLVRGQSGDAGSGKFDSYFQHAAGSVTKIAASHLEAISKNKPGWHDSLSSSEWEHVLKDDFSLKN encoded by the exons ATGATGGGTTTGAGCTCCATGGGCTATGGGGTTGGGGGGAATTCATCCACATCAAATCTATCTGCTTCTGCTCCTCCATTTACTGTTGATCGATTAAACCCTAATCCCAATTCAAACCCTTTGCTGCATTACTCCGATTATGGTGTTGAGCCCTTTCCCCAATTATCTGCAATTGATTCTAATGAGATGATTAGTGATGATTATCGTTTTTCGGCCTCTGTGTCTGTTCATAATTCTGGTTATGGTGGTGATGTGAAGCCTTATTACTCCCCGTATGTCGCGTCCTTGACTGGGGAGGATAGGGTTTTGGGTGGGGATGAGGGGTCTCGTTACAATGTGGGGCGTAGTTGGGGACTGAGTGTGGCACCTCAGCAAGATTATGCTCGGAGCTTGTTTGACTTGGAGTATGGGCCTCGTTGGGTGGGCGGTTTAGGCTTTGATGATGGGAAAGCTAAAAGATCAGAAGTTGATGGGAAATTCTTGCCGGAGAAGCTATTTgttggtggttccggttcgcaTGGTTATGAAAATCAATTGTACCATG GTGGGTGCAGCAGTGAAAACCAGAACCAATTCAAGGAAGATTCTAGCGTTTTATATAAAAATCTTCGTCAGGTGCCCGACCGCGAAGTCTATACTGGCTCCTCGAGCACTGGATACATGGAAGACAAGTCACGCCTTGAGCAGCAATTCGGCTTCTTTCATTACGATTACGATTACGATTACGATTTATTTAAAACACTTGTCAGAACGCCGGGTCCTCCCTACCCTGAACTTTATCCTCCTCTAGCGTCCTGTGCAACAGAGAAGAACTTTCCAGACTATAAAAACCCGTCCAGCCCGTATGAAAAATGCATCAGGCCTGTCGATGCGGCCTATCATGGTCGCGTTTCAGTTGGGAGATCGTCGCCCACAGTGGTCATTAGACCACCGCCAGCTTCCAGGTTGGATTTGGGACAAGGTAATGCTTCTTGTAAATCTGACGGTAGCGATAATGCTGCTGGGGTCCACATTGTGAATTCTGATTATTCCAATCCCTTGAAGCCAGAGACGAGTCCTTCCAAGTTCTTCAAGCAAGGGAATGTTTCCTCAGCTTCTGTGAAAGAACTTTCAAGGCCGCTGAATACTAAGGATACTACTGATTCTGAGGTTATGTTAGGATCTCAACTAGCCCACGTGAATGTCTCGAGTGGTTTTTCAAAGACTGGTGATGGCATTCAAGCGGTTGATTCGACTGAGGAGTCTTCAGATTTTATGGACCATAACAGCACTGCAGTAGATTCACCCTGTTGGAAAGGAGCACCGTCTTCTCCTTTTTCAGTATTTGATATTGAATCGGGAAACTGTGATCGTGTCGAGGTAAATTTGGTCGAACAATATGGATTTGGTCATGGTGAGCATCCGAGTCTCCAGTCAATTGATTCTAACCGAGTTTTCTCCGAGAAAGTTGACTGCAACATgggaaatgaaaatgaatgtgGAAGAGACGGCATGATGCTTGGTTTCGAGAAGGCTCTTGAGGCAATCTGCTCAACTTCAGAGAAGACTTTATTGGATTGTGTAACAGACAGAGTTTGGACCCCTCCTGCGACGAGGAGCAATGGGGCCGAGTTTAGTGGTGGTATTACTAAGGATTGCAATTGTCTGAATGACTTAACAAGTGTTTTTGATTTCCAAATTTCTGACACTAAGTATTTATTCGGTGAAGGATGTGTTGGGATGGCGGTAAATGACGTCTCTGAGGATGCCTCCGTGGCAGTCCTTGCTGCAGAGAAGGTTCTCTCCTCGCCCGCTTCTCAAGAAGATCCAATTGATCATAGTAAGGTACCAGATCCGAGACTGGACGTGCCATCAATTGTTAAGTCGATGCATAGCCTCTCAGAGTTGCTTCGGTCTCACATTTCAAGGGACGTTTGTCCTTTAGGGGAAGAAAACGCGGAGATTCTTGAACACACAATAAGCAACCTTAGTACTTGTGTGAGTAAAAACGTCGTACAGGTTGTAGAAACTTCCCTTCGGGAGACACGCTGTGCA GATATTATTACAAGAGGCCTTCGTACGAAAGGTGAAGTTTTAAATTCTTGCGCCCATCCCAGTAAGAAATGTGAAGCTTCGAATCCTTGCACGGATCCTGATAAGAAAGATGAGATATCACCAATGGTTTTGCGCTTGAGGGATGATTTTCACATTAACAGAGATGATGATATGGCGAAG TCTATAAAGAAGGTCCTTGAGCAGAATTTCGAGATAGACGAGGACATGCACTCACAAGCACTATTGTTCAAGAATCTGTGGCTAGAGGCTGAGGCTAAATTGTGCTCCATCAGTTATAAAGCTCGTTTCGAGAGAATGAAGGCTCAGATGGCAGGCATCAAGCTTAAGGCTCCGAAAG AGGACGGGGATGTTGCAGAGATGGTATCCGAGCTTTGCATTTCGCCCGATTCTGTCATCATGTCTGTGCTGGCTCCCGAGCCTCGCTTCGACACATTGCCTAAACCCGTGTCACTGGAGGCATCTGCTTCTGGCGCGAGTGGACATCTTAATTGTGTCGAGTCTTCAGTTCTAGCCAGGTTCAATATCTTGAAATCTCGAGAGGAGCAGCAACGGCCTGAGATAGTCGACTGCAAGCATGCGGATTCCATCACAGCCAGATTCAACATCTTGAAATCACGAGAGGAGAACTCGAAACTAGTAGGTGTGGACAAGGAAAACCCACCATGGGCTATCCCTGACGAGAAACGTTTCTGGCCGCTTGTCAGAGGTCAGTCAGGAGACGCTGGCAGTGGCAAGTTCGACTCGTATTTTCAGCATGCTGCTGGCTCTGTCACGAAAATTGCAGCGAGTCATCTGGAGGCGATCAGCAAGAACAAGCCGGGGTGGCACGATAGTTTGTCTTCGTCGGAGTGGGAGCATGTGCTGAAAGATGATTTTTCATTGAAAAACTAG
- the LOC121792988 gene encoding uncharacterized protein LOC121792988 isoform X3 gives MMGLSSMGYGVGGNSSTSNLSASAPPFTVDRLNPNPNSNPLLHYSDYGVEPFPQLSAIDSNEMISDDYRFSASVSVHNSGYGGDVKPYYSPYVASLTGEDRVLGGDEGSRYNVGRSWGLSVAPQQDYARSLFDLEYGPRWVGGLGFDDGKAKRSEVDGKFLPEKLFVGGSGSHGYENQLYHGGCSSENQNQFKEDSSVLYKNLRQVPDREVYTGSSSTGYMEDKSRLEQQFGFFHYDYDYDYDLFKTLVRTPGPPYPELYPPLASCATEKNFPDYKNPSSPYEKCIRPVDAAYHGRVSVGRSSPTVVIRPPPASRLDLGQETSPSKFFKQGNVSSASVKELSRPLNTKDTTDSEVMLGSQLAHVNVSSGFSKTGDGIQAVDSTEESSDFMDHNSTAVDSPCWKGAPSSPFSVFDIESGNCDRVEVNLVEQYGFGHGEHPSLQSIDSNRVFSEKVDCNMGNENECGRDGMMLGFEKALEAICSTSEKTLLDCVTDRVWTPPATRSNGAEFSGGITKDCNCLNDLTSVFDFQISDTKYLFGEGCVGMAVNDVSEDASVAVLAAEKVLSSPASQEDPIDHSKVPDPRLDVPSIVKSMHSLSELLRSHISRDVCPLGEENAEILEHTISNLSTCVSKNVVQVVETSLRETRCADIITRGLRTKGEVLNSCAHPSKKCEASNPCTDPDKKDEISPMVLRLRDDFHINRDDDMAKSIKKVLEQNFEIDEDMHSQALLFKNLWLEAEAKLCSISYKARFERMKAQMAGIKLKAPKEDGDVAEMVSELCISPDSVIMSVLAPEPRFDTLPKPVSLEASASGASGHLNCVESSVLARFNILKSREEQQRPEIVDCKHADSITARFNILKSREENSKLVGVDKENPPWAIPDEKRFWPLVRGQSGDAGSGKFDSYFQHAAGSVTKIAASHLEAISKNKPGWHDSLSSSEWEHVLKDDFSLKN, from the exons ATGATGGGTTTGAGCTCCATGGGCTATGGGGTTGGGGGGAATTCATCCACATCAAATCTATCTGCTTCTGCTCCTCCATTTACTGTTGATCGATTAAACCCTAATCCCAATTCAAACCCTTTGCTGCATTACTCCGATTATGGTGTTGAGCCCTTTCCCCAATTATCTGCAATTGATTCTAATGAGATGATTAGTGATGATTATCGTTTTTCGGCCTCTGTGTCTGTTCATAATTCTGGTTATGGTGGTGATGTGAAGCCTTATTACTCCCCGTATGTCGCGTCCTTGACTGGGGAGGATAGGGTTTTGGGTGGGGATGAGGGGTCTCGTTACAATGTGGGGCGTAGTTGGGGACTGAGTGTGGCACCTCAGCAAGATTATGCTCGGAGCTTGTTTGACTTGGAGTATGGGCCTCGTTGGGTGGGCGGTTTAGGCTTTGATGATGGGAAAGCTAAAAGATCAGAAGTTGATGGGAAATTCTTGCCGGAGAAGCTATTTgttggtggttccggttcgcaTGGTTATGAAAATCAATTGTACCATG GTGGGTGCAGCAGTGAAAACCAGAACCAATTCAAGGAAGATTCTAGCGTTTTATATAAAAATCTTCGTCAGGTGCCCGACCGCGAAGTCTATACTGGCTCCTCGAGCACTGGATACATGGAAGACAAGTCACGCCTTGAGCAGCAATTCGGCTTCTTTCATTACGATTACGATTACGATTACGATTTATTTAAAACACTTGTCAGAACGCCGGGTCCTCCCTACCCTGAACTTTATCCTCCTCTAGCGTCCTGTGCAACAGAGAAGAACTTTCCAGACTATAAAAACCCGTCCAGCCCGTATGAAAAATGCATCAGGCCTGTCGATGCGGCCTATCATGGTCGCGTTTCAGTTGGGAGATCGTCGCCCACAGTGGTCATTAGACCACCGCCAGCTTCCAGGTTGGATTTGGGACAAG AGACGAGTCCTTCCAAGTTCTTCAAGCAAGGGAATGTTTCCTCAGCTTCTGTGAAAGAACTTTCAAGGCCGCTGAATACTAAGGATACTACTGATTCTGAGGTTATGTTAGGATCTCAACTAGCCCACGTGAATGTCTCGAGTGGTTTTTCAAAGACTGGTGATGGCATTCAAGCGGTTGATTCGACTGAGGAGTCTTCAGATTTTATGGACCATAACAGCACTGCAGTAGATTCACCCTGTTGGAAAGGAGCACCGTCTTCTCCTTTTTCAGTATTTGATATTGAATCGGGAAACTGTGATCGTGTCGAGGTAAATTTGGTCGAACAATATGGATTTGGTCATGGTGAGCATCCGAGTCTCCAGTCAATTGATTCTAACCGAGTTTTCTCCGAGAAAGTTGACTGCAACATgggaaatgaaaatgaatgtgGAAGAGACGGCATGATGCTTGGTTTCGAGAAGGCTCTTGAGGCAATCTGCTCAACTTCAGAGAAGACTTTATTGGATTGTGTAACAGACAGAGTTTGGACCCCTCCTGCGACGAGGAGCAATGGGGCCGAGTTTAGTGGTGGTATTACTAAGGATTGCAATTGTCTGAATGACTTAACAAGTGTTTTTGATTTCCAAATTTCTGACACTAAGTATTTATTCGGTGAAGGATGTGTTGGGATGGCGGTAAATGACGTCTCTGAGGATGCCTCCGTGGCAGTCCTTGCTGCAGAGAAGGTTCTCTCCTCGCCCGCTTCTCAAGAAGATCCAATTGATCATAGTAAGGTACCAGATCCGAGACTGGACGTGCCATCAATTGTTAAGTCGATGCATAGCCTCTCAGAGTTGCTTCGGTCTCACATTTCAAGGGACGTTTGTCCTTTAGGGGAAGAAAACGCGGAGATTCTTGAACACACAATAAGCAACCTTAGTACTTGTGTGAGTAAAAACGTCGTACAGGTTGTAGAAACTTCCCTTCGGGAGACACGCTGTGCA GATATTATTACAAGAGGCCTTCGTACGAAAGGTGAAGTTTTAAATTCTTGCGCCCATCCCAGTAAGAAATGTGAAGCTTCGAATCCTTGCACGGATCCTGATAAGAAAGATGAGATATCACCAATGGTTTTGCGCTTGAGGGATGATTTTCACATTAACAGAGATGATGATATGGCGAAG TCTATAAAGAAGGTCCTTGAGCAGAATTTCGAGATAGACGAGGACATGCACTCACAAGCACTATTGTTCAAGAATCTGTGGCTAGAGGCTGAGGCTAAATTGTGCTCCATCAGTTATAAAGCTCGTTTCGAGAGAATGAAGGCTCAGATGGCAGGCATCAAGCTTAAGGCTCCGAAAG AGGACGGGGATGTTGCAGAGATGGTATCCGAGCTTTGCATTTCGCCCGATTCTGTCATCATGTCTGTGCTGGCTCCCGAGCCTCGCTTCGACACATTGCCTAAACCCGTGTCACTGGAGGCATCTGCTTCTGGCGCGAGTGGACATCTTAATTGTGTCGAGTCTTCAGTTCTAGCCAGGTTCAATATCTTGAAATCTCGAGAGGAGCAGCAACGGCCTGAGATAGTCGACTGCAAGCATGCGGATTCCATCACAGCCAGATTCAACATCTTGAAATCACGAGAGGAGAACTCGAAACTAGTAGGTGTGGACAAGGAAAACCCACCATGGGCTATCCCTGACGAGAAACGTTTCTGGCCGCTTGTCAGAGGTCAGTCAGGAGACGCTGGCAGTGGCAAGTTCGACTCGTATTTTCAGCATGCTGCTGGCTCTGTCACGAAAATTGCAGCGAGTCATCTGGAGGCGATCAGCAAGAACAAGCCGGGGTGGCACGATAGTTTGTCTTCGTCGGAGTGGGAGCATGTGCTGAAAGATGATTTTTCATTGAAAAACTAG
- the LOC121792988 gene encoding uncharacterized protein LOC121792988 isoform X2, translated as MMGLSSMGYGVGGNSSTSNLSASAPPFTVDRLNPNPNSNPLLHYSDYGVEPFPQLSAIDSNEMISDDYRFSASVSVHNSGYGGDVKPYYSPYVASLTGEDRVLGGDEGSRYNVGRSWGLSVAPQQDYARSLFDLEYGPRWVGGLGFDDGKAKRSEVDGKFLPEKLFVGGSGSHGYENQLYHGGCSSENQNQFKEDSSVLYKNLRQVPDREVYTGSSSTGYMEDKSRLEQQFGFFHYDYDYDYDLFKTLVRTPGPPYPELYPPLASCATEKNFPDYKNPSSPYEKCIRPVDAAYHGRVSVGRSSPTVVIRPPPASRLDLGQGNASCKSDGSDNAAGVHIVNSDYSNPLKPETSPSKFFKQGNVSSASVKELSRPLNTKDTTDSEVMLGSQLAHVNVSSGFSKTGDGIQAVDSTEESSDFMDHNSTAVDSPCWKGAPSSPFSVFDIESGNCDRVEVNLVEQYGFGHGEHPSLQSIDSNRVFSEKVDCNMGNENECGRDGMMLGFEKALEAICSTSEKTLLDCVTDRVWTPPATRSNGAEFSGGCVGMAVNDVSEDASVAVLAAEKVLSSPASQEDPIDHSKVPDPRLDVPSIVKSMHSLSELLRSHISRDVCPLGEENAEILEHTISNLSTCVSKNVVQVVETSLRETRCADIITRGLRTKGEVLNSCAHPSKKCEASNPCTDPDKKDEISPMVLRLRDDFHINRDDDMAKSIKKVLEQNFEIDEDMHSQALLFKNLWLEAEAKLCSISYKARFERMKAQMAGIKLKAPKEDGDVAEMVSELCISPDSVIMSVLAPEPRFDTLPKPVSLEASASGASGHLNCVESSVLARFNILKSREEQQRPEIVDCKHADSITARFNILKSREENSKLVGVDKENPPWAIPDEKRFWPLVRGQSGDAGSGKFDSYFQHAAGSVTKIAASHLEAISKNKPGWHDSLSSSEWEHVLKDDFSLKN; from the exons ATGATGGGTTTGAGCTCCATGGGCTATGGGGTTGGGGGGAATTCATCCACATCAAATCTATCTGCTTCTGCTCCTCCATTTACTGTTGATCGATTAAACCCTAATCCCAATTCAAACCCTTTGCTGCATTACTCCGATTATGGTGTTGAGCCCTTTCCCCAATTATCTGCAATTGATTCTAATGAGATGATTAGTGATGATTATCGTTTTTCGGCCTCTGTGTCTGTTCATAATTCTGGTTATGGTGGTGATGTGAAGCCTTATTACTCCCCGTATGTCGCGTCCTTGACTGGGGAGGATAGGGTTTTGGGTGGGGATGAGGGGTCTCGTTACAATGTGGGGCGTAGTTGGGGACTGAGTGTGGCACCTCAGCAAGATTATGCTCGGAGCTTGTTTGACTTGGAGTATGGGCCTCGTTGGGTGGGCGGTTTAGGCTTTGATGATGGGAAAGCTAAAAGATCAGAAGTTGATGGGAAATTCTTGCCGGAGAAGCTATTTgttggtggttccggttcgcaTGGTTATGAAAATCAATTGTACCATG GTGGGTGCAGCAGTGAAAACCAGAACCAATTCAAGGAAGATTCTAGCGTTTTATATAAAAATCTTCGTCAGGTGCCCGACCGCGAAGTCTATACTGGCTCCTCGAGCACTGGATACATGGAAGACAAGTCACGCCTTGAGCAGCAATTCGGCTTCTTTCATTACGATTACGATTACGATTACGATTTATTTAAAACACTTGTCAGAACGCCGGGTCCTCCCTACCCTGAACTTTATCCTCCTCTAGCGTCCTGTGCAACAGAGAAGAACTTTCCAGACTATAAAAACCCGTCCAGCCCGTATGAAAAATGCATCAGGCCTGTCGATGCGGCCTATCATGGTCGCGTTTCAGTTGGGAGATCGTCGCCCACAGTGGTCATTAGACCACCGCCAGCTTCCAGGTTGGATTTGGGACAAGGTAATGCTTCTTGTAAATCTGACGGTAGCGATAATGCTGCTGGGGTCCACATTGTGAATTCTGATTATTCCAATCCCTTGAAGCCAGAGACGAGTCCTTCCAAGTTCTTCAAGCAAGGGAATGTTTCCTCAGCTTCTGTGAAAGAACTTTCAAGGCCGCTGAATACTAAGGATACTACTGATTCTGAGGTTATGTTAGGATCTCAACTAGCCCACGTGAATGTCTCGAGTGGTTTTTCAAAGACTGGTGATGGCATTCAAGCGGTTGATTCGACTGAGGAGTCTTCAGATTTTATGGACCATAACAGCACTGCAGTAGATTCACCCTGTTGGAAAGGAGCACCGTCTTCTCCTTTTTCAGTATTTGATATTGAATCGGGAAACTGTGATCGTGTCGAGGTAAATTTGGTCGAACAATATGGATTTGGTCATGGTGAGCATCCGAGTCTCCAGTCAATTGATTCTAACCGAGTTTTCTCCGAGAAAGTTGACTGCAACATgggaaatgaaaatgaatgtgGAAGAGACGGCATGATGCTTGGTTTCGAGAAGGCTCTTGAGGCAATCTGCTCAACTTCAGAGAAGACTTTATTGGATTGTGTAACAGACAGAGTTTGGACCCCTCCTGCGACGAGGAGCAATGGGGCCGAGTTTAGTGGTG GATGTGTTGGGATGGCGGTAAATGACGTCTCTGAGGATGCCTCCGTGGCAGTCCTTGCTGCAGAGAAGGTTCTCTCCTCGCCCGCTTCTCAAGAAGATCCAATTGATCATAGTAAGGTACCAGATCCGAGACTGGACGTGCCATCAATTGTTAAGTCGATGCATAGCCTCTCAGAGTTGCTTCGGTCTCACATTTCAAGGGACGTTTGTCCTTTAGGGGAAGAAAACGCGGAGATTCTTGAACACACAATAAGCAACCTTAGTACTTGTGTGAGTAAAAACGTCGTACAGGTTGTAGAAACTTCCCTTCGGGAGACACGCTGTGCA GATATTATTACAAGAGGCCTTCGTACGAAAGGTGAAGTTTTAAATTCTTGCGCCCATCCCAGTAAGAAATGTGAAGCTTCGAATCCTTGCACGGATCCTGATAAGAAAGATGAGATATCACCAATGGTTTTGCGCTTGAGGGATGATTTTCACATTAACAGAGATGATGATATGGCGAAG TCTATAAAGAAGGTCCTTGAGCAGAATTTCGAGATAGACGAGGACATGCACTCACAAGCACTATTGTTCAAGAATCTGTGGCTAGAGGCTGAGGCTAAATTGTGCTCCATCAGTTATAAAGCTCGTTTCGAGAGAATGAAGGCTCAGATGGCAGGCATCAAGCTTAAGGCTCCGAAAG AGGACGGGGATGTTGCAGAGATGGTATCCGAGCTTTGCATTTCGCCCGATTCTGTCATCATGTCTGTGCTGGCTCCCGAGCCTCGCTTCGACACATTGCCTAAACCCGTGTCACTGGAGGCATCTGCTTCTGGCGCGAGTGGACATCTTAATTGTGTCGAGTCTTCAGTTCTAGCCAGGTTCAATATCTTGAAATCTCGAGAGGAGCAGCAACGGCCTGAGATAGTCGACTGCAAGCATGCGGATTCCATCACAGCCAGATTCAACATCTTGAAATCACGAGAGGAGAACTCGAAACTAGTAGGTGTGGACAAGGAAAACCCACCATGGGCTATCCCTGACGAGAAACGTTTCTGGCCGCTTGTCAGAGGTCAGTCAGGAGACGCTGGCAGTGGCAAGTTCGACTCGTATTTTCAGCATGCTGCTGGCTCTGTCACGAAAATTGCAGCGAGTCATCTGGAGGCGATCAGCAAGAACAAGCCGGGGTGGCACGATAGTTTGTCTTCGTCGGAGTGGGAGCATGTGCTGAAAGATGATTTTTCATTGAAAAACTAG
- the LOC121770509 gene encoding uncharacterized protein LOC121770509, translated as MSEELQIVVAQKNVEAQYVEMMVPLYSFGCERKIKNALANLKGIYSVNVDFQQQKVTVWGICDRCDVLSKVKNKRRGARFWELEDQIRVQESGVASMPSSPQHSSISIKKNSAKYLAMIKRQSLNLSLSMMKRSPSMNWRALKKVFNRSNSF; from the exons ATGAGTGAAGAGCTTCAAATAGTTGTAGCACAAAAGAATGTTGAGGCACAATATGTAGAGATGATGGTGCCTTTGTATTCTTTTGGATGTGAGAGGAAAATCAAGAATGCTTTGGCTAATCTCAAag GTATATATTCAGTTAACGTAGATTTTCAGCAACAAAAGGTGACGGTGTGGGGAATTTGTGACAGATGCGACGTTCTCTCGAAAGTGAAGAACAAGAGGAGAGGAGCACGCTTTTGGGAATTAGAAGATCAAATTCGGGTGCAAGAGTCGGGTGTTGCTTCCATGCCTTCATCGCCACAACATTCTTCGATTTCTATTAAGAAGAATTCTGCAAAATATTTGGCGATGATCAAACGACAGTCCCTCAACTTGAGCCTGTCGATGATGAAGAGGAGTCCATCGATGAATTGGAGAGCTCTGAAAAAAGTGTTTAATAGATCAAactcattttag